Proteins encoded together in one Mus caroli chromosome 4, CAROLI_EIJ_v1.1, whole genome shotgun sequence window:
- the Lrrc38 gene encoding leucine-rich repeat-containing protein 38: MRVALWAHAPDTPHGNRSRDPSLNLVLSTAGQVCATGPTSLPEWGSSGLPPRSPPVLLNVPEGQFPVRVNSAPSTSHLPPPSPPPGHPGSLCPRRTLIAPARPGAASPPRAAALGLSAPRSQGPAASSLLRAESSGVPWAMSICVAPRHPTGAAAALGLGSLLVLLGPGRACPAGCACTDPHTVDCRDRGLPSVPDPFPLDVRKLLVAGNRIQQIPEDFFIFHGDLVYLDFRNNSLRSLEEGTFSGSGKLAFLDLSYNNLTQLGAGAFRSAGRLVKLSLANNHLAGVHEAAFESLESLQVLELNDNNLRSLNVAALDALPALRTVRLDGNPWLCDCDFAHLFSWIQENASKLPKGLDAIQCSLPMEDRRVALRELSEASFSECKFSLSLTDLFIIIFSGVAVSIAAIISSFFLATVVQCFQRCAPNKDTEDEDDDEDD; this comes from the exons ATGAGGGTGGCGCTCTGGGCGCATGCCCCGGACACGCCCCATGGAAATCGCTCCAGGGATCCGTCACTGAACTTAGTCTTGAGCACCGCTGGCCAGGTCTGTGCGACAGGTCCCACTTCCCTGCCCGAGTGGGGTAGCTCTGGGCTCCCTCCACGATCTCCACCTGTGCTTTTGAATGTTCCAGAGGGTCAGTTTCCTGTGCGGGTAAATTCTGCGCCCAGCAcctctcatcttcctcctccctccccgccTCCTGGACACCCCGGGTCGCTCTGTCCCCGCCGCACTCTCATCGCCCCCGCGCGCCCCGGCGCAGCCTCCCCGCCCCGCGCCGCTGCCCTGGGGCTCTCGGCGCCCCGGAGCCAGGGCCCCGCTGCGTCCTCCTTGCTGCGAGCTGAGTCCTCCGGAGTCCCCTGGGCCATGAGTATCTGCGTTGCCCCCCGCCATCCCACGGGCGCTGCTGCGGCGCTGGGGCTCGGTAGCCTCTTGGTGCTGCTCGGGCCGGGACGCGCGTGCCCCGCGGGCTGTGCTTGCACCGACCCCCATACCGTGGACTGTCGCGATCGCGGGCTGCCCAGCGTGCCCGATCCCTTCCCCCTGGACGTGCGCAAGCTGCTAGTGGCCGGCAACCGCATCCAGCAGATCCCCGAGGACTTCTTCATCTTCCATGGAGATCTGGTGTATCTGGATTTCAGGAACAACTCGCTGCGCTCGCTGGAGGAGGGCACGTTCAGCGGCTCGGGCAAGCTGGCCTTTCTGGACCTGAGCTACAACAACCTCACCCAGCTGGGGGCCGGCGCCTTCCGCTCGGCGGGGAGGCTGGTCAAGCTGAGCCTGGCCAACAACCACCTGGCCGGTGTACATGAGGCTGCCTTCGAGAGCCTGGAGTCCTTGCAGGTGCTGGAACTCAACGACAACAACCTGCGCAGCCTCAACGTGGCGGCTTTGGATGCGCTGCCGGCACTGCGCACTGTGCGCCTGGACGGGAACCCCTGGCTGTGTGACTGTGACTTCGCTCACCTCTTCTCCTGGATTCAGGAGAACGCATCCAAATTGCCCAAAG GCCTCGATGCCATCCAGTGTTCACTGCCCATGGAGGACCGGAGGGTGGCCCTGAGGGAGCTGTCCGAAGCTAGTTTCAGCGAGTGTAAGTTCAGCCTGTCTCTCACAGACctattcatcatcatcttctctgGGGTGGCTGTGTCCATTGCTGCCATCATCTCCAGCTTCTTCCTGGCCACTGTGGTACAGTGTTTCCAGAGGTGCGCCCCTAACAAGGACACAGaagatgaggatgatgatgaagatgactga